The sequence below is a genomic window from Montipora capricornis isolate CH-2021 chromosome 14, ASM3666992v2, whole genome shotgun sequence.
AAAGATGAtgatcttgtttttttctttttctttcattccTTGGCGACCTATTACGTTTTGGGGGCAAACATGACATTAGACCAGACCCGTCCTCAAATCAATGCTATAAGGCAGAAAATCTTCAGAAGGCCAGGCTGCAATTTCGATGCAAGTGAAAATGGCCGCCAATCGCATGTGCCCCCGAAGCGAACACTGGTTGAGATGGACCCTTTATgaataaaaatattgttaaataaCATATTAAAATAATAGCTACACACGAGGGAGTGAGCGGTGGTCAGAAAAGCATAGCTTTCTAGCTCACCACCGCATGCATATGTTGAAAAGATAGGATGAATCGAGTGCCATGGCTTAAATCAGGGAATTATCAAGGTGATAGCAAATGAAAACTCAGTATGCAGGTCACATATAAGCCCCAGCAAATCCCGGTAAGTTGAAATGTTACCCTAATTATCACCCTGTGATTTAGATACAGAACATTTATTAACTTACTATATGACATTTATTTCACAATTCTCATTCATTCCAATAGTCATAAAGAATATTACATGTGCATCTCAATTAAAATAGGCTTTGAAGACCAGAAGCTAGAAACCTTCAATTGTGCAGCTAAAGATCAAGGTTGAACATACAATTTGCAGagattaatttcaaaaaggcGAGGCCTCTTGAGAGGCTATGTTTAGTTCTGCTATGTTGTTTGGAAGCAAGTTGGAAGGATCACTGTCAATTTTAAGTCCCAGAGACTACATGAGAGGGATATCTTCATGCGTGAGTGTGTGTGTTTTTAGCTCCTAGGACGTTACGTGGGTAACAagagattgattgattgattgattgattagcGAGTCTTACGCATGCGCAAAACTGTTCAGATGGGACGTGAATACTTCCTCATGAATTAGTAGCTGACTTCAAGGAATGCGACTCGGTCCTGAGGATTTTACtcaatgcgcatgctcagaaccgAACACACGTACTTAAAAGTCGCACTCCCGCTGTTCTGTGTGAGTTTCAATTTTGATTCGGTCCTAAGCGCGCGCATTAGGTTTTGCTCAATGCGCTTGTGCAGGTACTTCTAGGCTCccacaaaaagagaaaaacatttCCCGAAATGTTTCCCAGGTGCACAAGAAAGGAAACATTTGATGAGGAAGCGAGATGTTTCTGAAGAAAACTAGAAACATTTTTGCTCCCGTTACAAATGTTTTCTGGTGCTGCAAAcgggaaacatttgcttctgTAACCATGTTTCCTCGTGGCGGGGGCCTCGAAGTCGAACTTTTCCTTTACTCTTGGAGTCGCGATTTTGATTCGACCTTAACCTTTATTCAACGCGTCTGCGCTTAAAGATGCACTCGCGATTTTAATAATTTTCCAAATGTGCTCACTTACTTTGACCCAGCTTGGAACTTTTCCCACCGATGTGTTGTAATGATGAAATCTCAACACCCAACATGTTAAGATCAGTGCGCACGAGATTTCAATTATGGTCGCAACATAATATCTGAAGAATAAAGGAAGGAAAATACAAGAGATTTCTGACAAATAAAGGCAGCAACAAAAAGTGAgacaattatttaaaaatagAGAACGGCGTTGATGCTATGACAGGGGACTCGTCTTTCACCGACGTACCCGAGATGAAATCCTAAACCTACTGTCTTGTTAAAGCTGATTTTGTGATGGATTTAGAGCCTGTTCTCTAGGTTCACCAAAAAATCCACGGTTTGTGGATGATCGAGGGCATACATCATATAGCGCCTATCGAAAGTGCCTTAAAGGAACACTGTCATGagttgcgcatgcgctagcgtcttgtgaaaagttgaaaagtgttaggttaactttttcaagttgaatcgacaaattcaaaatggcctccactggggagggccatggtggactAAGGAGAAACTCCGGGAGAATAAGGAAGGCTTTAACGGATCGCAAAGAATACCTGAAGGAGTGGAATAACACGCACAAGCGTATTTATCTCAAGCAAAGATTTTTTCACGCCTGGCTGCAAGCTAAATTCGATGCTGGCTACGAAGCGTGCAGCGACAGTAATTTCGCTTTGTACGGCAAGCACTTTCGCATTTACAAAAGTTAATTGATCCGGAAAGTTCTTCCTGACAGGTAAATATTAAATTCGGAGCGCTATCGTTGACATAGAATTCATTAGctgcgaatatacgtgactcacgcgtgaatccataatggaggctagaattttccgtgagCGCGAGAGcgaacaaactcgagcatgcgcagctcatgacagtgccTCTTTAAGTATTCTCTCGATTCGTTGGTTTTGAAAAACTGTAATTTACAAACGTTCAAAACTAGGAGAAAAATCTTGTGCAAACCTATATGAATTTGCTTCAATTATTACAATGAAACTCTTCGCGCTAAAATTTCCATCGCTGTTTTACAACAATAATTGTCTCCTTTACATCTCGCCGATCTGCTGTTTCCAAGGTCACGCAACGGTTTGGATTGCGTGACGTCAGTCTAAGCCGCTGTAAAGAGAATCGCATGATCTCGATGCAGGTGACTAATAAGAAGAGTAATAAAGGCGTTTACTATAACCCATCCCTTACCTTCCGATTAACGGTAGCACCTCTGAGGTCTCAGGAATGTGAGTGGAAGCCAACAAATAGAACACAATCAGTGACAAGAGAATTGTTACTCCCACTACCATACGCTCCCCACTCTCAGGGGGTAGGGTGAACAGGATCAATGTCataaatgacgtcatcatgcatgGAGCGATGAGGTAGAAGAAGTAATAGAAAACCTTTCGACGTATGTGTATGACGTACGTTACTGCCGACTTGCCTTCGGTGTGTATGTGAGTTGCTCTGCTTGATGACGTCAGGGCATAAACGCTTTCTAGGTTCCACTCTCCACTCTCTGAAATGAAACGTATTCATCGTGTTTGTGATTCACAGAactaaattgttctttttttttttctttttttttccttcacatGTGTGTAAAGGGCTGAAAATCACTTCTGTtgggagctcatcaaggggagaGTATATCTCCACTAAATTCTTGAGACAATCCTTTCCGgggaaaaatttatttttagaaacagatttttcccgcgaaaatatTATATTatccttgacgctgagatagcttgGCCTGGCATTTACAACAGTTGGTGTGTTAAATCTCcgaagggagattggcttttacaacaatgggtgtgctgaatctcccaagggaagCGTTCTACAAATAAATCAACTCTGGAAAGAATTGAATCCTAGGCCAAGTATGGGCGACAAAGGGTCCCCTTGGTGTGCTCCTACATGGGAAGCCCTAAAACGGAATGTACATATTCACCAATGAATAAACGCAAAAGAGTTGAAGCGAGCATAcattcaatttctttgaaagatTCTGGGTCACCACTGGGATCTGCGAAAACCACGCATGATATTCCTTTTCGTTTATCTACTTGTACATACAGCTCATTTTCACAATCAATCACTAGTGGTTCAACGATGCTGTGTTAACGAGGATTTCTTTAAAAGTTGCGCACAGACCTCACCATTTATCTATTCATTTTGGTCTCGTCCTAGGGTCTtttcggctttcaatatggcggctcGTCGGTGACGCCATTTCGAGAGCTTGAGGCGACTCTGGGGTTATCGATCAACGTGGTCGCCAGGATTGCCTCATTTAAAAGCCTTGGGAAGATAATAAGATCAAACTTGCGTTTTAGCTCATTAAattttttgcatttacctgtgtAATTCTGAAGTATGTCAGTTTCCTCAGGCTGCAACTTGATTGTACTTCTGCTGTACGTCCAAGATGCGAACTTGAGTCTACAAAATTGTTCGTCGAAGGGAAAATAGCGAACATTGAGTTTGCAGGAACTCTTGAGAATGACGGGCGCCAACCAGCGGACTGTGCCATGGGAAGTCACGAGAAGGGGATTTTTCATTCCCACAGGCTTCCCCATTTTGTTGGTCTCCGCGCTACAATGCAGGATGGAATAACACAAACCGTTTTGAAAACCGCGAATATCAAATATAAAAAAACGTGCTAAAACAATCAAAGATCGAACTAGCACGAGCAAACTGAGATCAAAGTCTATAAGACAACTAACAAgtaaatttaaacaaaacaattaacaaCCGCCACGAGTGCTTCGTGCGCATACAAATCgataaattttgttttcagattTTAGGGTTACTTGTTTAGGAGAACTGTATCTGGCACCCAGACATCATCAGGAGATAAACTGATCTCTTCAATCCAGccatgttttgattggttccATTGCAAAGCTGGGTCAAACCAGGCCTGCCAATATCGAAAATACCAAGTGTAAGAAATTGAATTAATGTGTCTTGAAGGAAAGAATAATCTTCGAAGCAATCATGTTCCTGGAATTTTATGAACAATAAACACGAGATCCAAGATGACCTTGAGCGATAGATCGTTCAGCTGTGCCACCCTTACACTTTGGAATCTTCTTCTACTTACGATTCGGtctaaactgcagaatactcCGCCActgagggtgcgttcgattgaccctattccggaataagaatacgcgtACGTGGAGTGATTATTTataacggtatgtctggcggataatgaagatatgtttaaaatagcactttagcaagtgtttgataattttaatgtcaacctccgcaaaaacgaaggatttctaacttctagtccatgtattcctatttcggaatacggtcaatcgaacgcgcccgtAGTTGTATGTTACTGGAGTGTACTTGTATTTTTATATTCCTCGTTCTTTAGAGAATGCCGCTAAAAGAACATAATAGTGACTGGATATTCTGCAGTTCCATATAATGGACAGGTAATTCAAATATATAGTTTaaatagtttacttcatagaaagtgcggcgtacggggttttatgcacgagttgtttgtgtcaaaaacccgaacgagcgaggaacgagcgagtgagggtttttgacacaaacaacgagtgaataaaaccccgtacaaagcactttctatgtcgtaaactctttattacacataacatgagaattttcattaaaatagttttctgaacgcgaattagaaacaaaaactcactaacaatagaaccaaatgcaaatttaatttaattcaataacaaagtacgatttgcacgatttgcacgatttgcacgagatgcacgagtgattggcatggaaacgcctttacgctatcgctgattggttatactttcacatgtgaaatagctgtacgccattctgattggctgtataggtctttttcacatgtgaaaataaagcgtatagatttgtacaaatgagctttatggaataaaattctcatgttatgtgtaataaaagatCATTTTGCATTATCTTACCAACGGGCTTAAGTTACCTGCTTCAACCAAACGCTAGTAATTACGACTTGTTTTTTGACGTCCTGTGTAAAAATCATACCGAGAATTTAGGGCAAAGTTAAAAGCATTCCCAGCTATTTTCCCAACTCTGCCTTGTATCAATGTAGAGATCAATTAAACGAGGCGATCATGAATCAAAGCAAAATTTAATGCATTCAATCCACTCTGAGTGCAAGAAAAAATCTTGCGAGCccaacaaaaatgtttttcccTCCAGCAGCAAATGTGGCCCAACATTATTAAGAAAATTTTTAAgctcaggaaaaaaaaaggcaaagttATCCTTATGAGAGAGATGCCTGAAGTTAATTTACGCCAGGTGAATAAATGAAAGAGATGTATTTTAAAAACGGAACTATTTGTTACTCGATTCCTTCTACACTTCGGcggggttttcgtttgaggccggaggccggacgtttcgtTCTAGTcgtatttgaggggtttgttactttttattataatagttttaaaattactttttaaagagaatttgagcgAACTCCAGCCGTGCCAGGAAAACTGATTGTTGGGTTCCCTGGAAACCGCGTTTGTGAGTGTTCTATTAAAAACAATTCTGGATGCCCCCCGGGCCCCTCAAGGTAGCtcgcgccttcggcgctcgcAAGGTGCCTTGCAAAAAATGTCACGTCCGGTGCTTTTAGAACTATGTCAACTACTTTACAAATCTGTCCAAAACCCTGCTTTGGGATAGTacgtgcagtggtgagagcactcgcctcccaccaatgtggcctgggtttgattcaCAGACCCGGCGCcatatttgggttgagtttgttggttctctactctgcttcgagaggttttttctccgggtaacATTTCCGggtttccccctctcctcaaaaaccaacctacgatgTGATAAGATAAGAGTTGATAAGATTCTTGCACAGTGTCCCGAATTAGGGCTCCAGCGTTAGATACActtgacactgaaataaagttcatcataaTTCCCTTCGAAGGACAACTAGCATAATAAAATCTCAGATTTGCAGTTTGATAAGAATTAACAATTCCAGAGGGAAAAAAAGTCTTCTTTGAAATACGGTTCATATGCACCTAAACTCGAATACATTCTTTAATAGATCAAAGTTGACATCAACAGCAAACACATTTTACCATTTTTGCATCGAAATGTGGCTCTTTCTGTGACGTATCCGGTTTTGCAGTCATAAACAAGACGCGACCCGCGTGGACTAACGACAGAGCTGTGAGTGACTTTGTACTTTCCCGTTAACGTTCTTCCAAACTGCTTTGCAAATGAATGCCTTACGTTTTTTCAAAGCTCGAATATAAAACAATTTGTGACGTTAAATCGGTAATAAACAAAGACCCCTTACGCCTGGTATTCACTAGCGACGTTAGCACAAACGCAAGTacaagagcgcttatttcaccgtgaaaacgggcctGACGCCAACCTCGTACCcgagggcgcttttccctggctttgggtaGGACGGGAAAAGcataataaaaagtgaaatgtcCTATCGAAAATGGTGCAATATGTTTGTTACAACAAAAAGATATGTTTTAGCAACCATAATGCTTGAATTTTGGTTCGCTTTGAAGCATCCCTCGCATGTCAGGTTTAGACTTACTCTGCACGCTGGACGTGCCTATCGTGCTTACCATCTCAAATATCTGCACTAGTTTGATGCTAATATTAACCCGAGTCGGTTGTGAACTGTTTCCAATGATTGGCCGTAGGCCCGTGTGATAATTTTCCAGTAGCTTCTCCACCAATTCTCTCTCACGGAAGCAATTTGCTAAGAAAAGATAGGAGAATAACTGTCATAACTATTCGCTTGAGAAAGCTCAATACGTTAAAATTATCTTACAGCAAACAAACATAGAAAATTAACACTACGCGGGAGAAAAACGTTTTAATGGGGACTTTGAGATATGTTCCACGGTGTCCCGAACTTTCCACACGAGATTTTCAAGTAAAAGTTCGAGTAACCATAGCTCTGCTCGTGCGTTTTATATTTTTCTCTGCCGTTCTTCACAAATATTGCAAGAATGAAAGTGACACACGTCAAGATCCAGTAAGAAATTAAAATGAGCACACGGTGGCATTTTTTTCCGCTGTCTTGTTTTTAACGCAGTTTCTCCAAATAATGTTTCTGGATGGTTTGTCTATTGCTAGAAGTTAAGCCATCTGAACTTGAAAACGttgtaaagaaaatttgaaaaaaaatgaaatgaaactttTTATAACGTTTAGATATCTATCTATGAAAATTAGCATTTAGTGACAAGaacatacaaataaaatacGATGATGTATTCGAAATATATTTGTAGCTATTTGGAATAAAAAGGCGTTCGAGAGGGTATATCGTTGCTGTTTTTCATTGCAAACCGTGACTCGGATGCCGAATATGAAATTGGGAATATCAAATCATGATACGCAGTTtaattatttacaaacataCCTCGTCCACAGAGTGCAGTTATTAAAAAAACCAGGCGAACCATGATACCAATAGCTTGAAAAATCGCGGCTAAATACATTACTTTTAACCTGCTATATTGAACTACCTACTGACCAATATATCTAGGAAAAAAACTCATACTTAACGAAGCGATGAACATATACGTTGGCCGGATGAAAACAAATTGGACTTTTGATGAACTTTGTGTGGTTTGCTTACAGGTGTTTACGGGTGGCCTGATAGTTTCCAGTGCCCTCCTCGATGTGGAAatttagggactttaagatctgcgacggtGAGGttggacgaaaacgtcacctcaaaatataacttggctctatcagaagtctttcgcgattattcagtctcgttcatgtcctacaatatgggcgaagtatccaaaaaataaattggtacgagcggtttcagagtgattagagagaatgaaagattcttaCGTTGTCgtaaaaacctcaaatttggtgatttcacgtcgtcgttatgcagaggaccgatAACGTTAACATACtcgctaa
It includes:
- the LOC138032379 gene encoding neuronal acetylcholine receptor subunit alpha-2-like isoform X1, with translation MYLAAIFQAIGIMVRLVFLITALCGRANCFRERELVEKLLENYHTGLRPIIGNSSQPTRVNISIKLVQIFEMDVKKQVVITSVWLKQAWFDPALQWNQSKHGWIEEISLSPDDVWVPDTVLLNNAETNKMGKPVGMKNPLLVTSHGTVRWLAPVILKSSCKLNVRYFPFDEQFCRLKFASWTYSRSTIKLQPEETDILQNYTESGEWNLESVYALTSSSRATHIHTEGKSAVTYVIHIRRKVFYYFFYLIAPCMMTSFMTLILFTLPPESGERMVVGVTILLSLIVFYLLASTHIPETSEVLPLIGRYYVATIIEISCALILTCWVLRFHHYNTSVGKVPSWVKVYILGYVAKVVRYEVPDENTAPTERIEDEEDRNATGNADATESSLTRRRLPKEPSGITMMAKQVLRKQEKDNIQEEWQLAARVVNRLFLICYLIAVALSIFGIFLDVPGVLVSRPLPPTTDDE
- the LOC138032379 gene encoding neuronal acetylcholine receptor subunit alpha-2-like isoform X2, coding for MDVKKQVVITSVWLKQAWFDPALQWNQSKHGWIEEISLSPDDVWVPDTVLLNNAETNKMGKPVGMKNPLLVTSHGTVRWLAPVILKSSCKLNVRYFPFDEQFCRLKFASWTYSRSTIKLQPEETDILQNYTESGEWNLESVYALTSSSRATHIHTEGKSAVTYVIHIRRKVFYYFFYLIAPCMMTSFMTLILFTLPPESGERMVVGVTILLSLIVFYLLASTHIPETSEVLPLIGRYYVATIIEISCALILTCWVLRFHHYNTSVGKVPSWVKVYILGYVAKVVRYEVPDENTAPTERIEDEEDRNATGNADATESSLTRRRLPKEPSGITMMAKQVLRKQEKDNIQEEWQLAARVVNRLFLICYLIAVALSIFGIFLDVPGVLVSRPLPPTTDDE